A region from the Gemmatimonadales bacterium genome encodes:
- a CDS encoding sigma-54 dependent transcriptional regulator, with protein MSQRVLIVDDEPGIRQALKQVLEYEGMEVRSAASGGEAISTYPEFRPRLVFLDVKMAGLDGLETLTRLRDLDPHAVIVMISGHGTIATAVEATQRGAFDFLEKPLDTDRLLVTVRNALQHATLTGENERLRELAASRYAMVGGGPALQGVRELIARVGPTSARVLITGENGTGKELVARALHEASPRRGRAFIEVNCAAIPSELIESELFGHMKGSFTGAFADRAGKFEQADGGTLFLDEVGDMSLPAQAKLLRVLQEGVVTRIGGAKAIQVDVRVIAATNKDIGLEIAEQRFREDLLYRLNVVEILVPPLRERLEDVPALVAFFTQQLSAGAGVAPKPFAEDAVRRLQARMWPGNIRELRNVVERALILAPGKTVTAADIDRLFPGADGPLPPSVAAAGAQTFENFKHEAEKAFLHQKLREHDWNVSETARALKMPRSNLYKKIERYGLTRESM; from the coding sequence GTGAGCCAGCGCGTTCTCATCGTCGACGACGAGCCCGGCATCCGCCAGGCGTTGAAGCAGGTGCTCGAGTACGAGGGGATGGAAGTGCGGAGCGCCGCCTCGGGTGGCGAGGCGATCAGCACCTACCCCGAGTTCCGCCCGCGGCTGGTCTTCCTCGACGTCAAGATGGCCGGGCTCGACGGCCTCGAGACGCTCACGCGGCTGCGCGATCTCGACCCGCACGCCGTCATCGTGATGATCTCGGGCCACGGTACCATCGCGACCGCCGTCGAGGCGACGCAGCGCGGCGCGTTCGACTTCCTGGAAAAGCCGCTCGACACCGACCGGCTGCTCGTCACCGTGCGGAACGCATTGCAGCACGCGACGCTCACCGGCGAGAACGAGCGGCTGCGCGAGCTGGCGGCGAGCCGCTACGCGATGGTGGGCGGCGGACCCGCGCTTCAGGGCGTGCGCGAGCTGATCGCGCGGGTGGGACCCACGAGCGCGCGCGTCCTGATCACCGGCGAGAACGGGACCGGCAAGGAGCTGGTCGCACGGGCGCTGCACGAGGCCTCGCCTCGGCGCGGGCGGGCGTTCATCGAGGTGAACTGCGCCGCGATCCCGTCGGAGCTGATCGAGAGCGAGCTGTTCGGGCACATGAAGGGCTCGTTCACCGGCGCGTTTGCCGACCGCGCGGGCAAGTTCGAGCAGGCGGACGGCGGCACGCTCTTCCTCGATGAAGTGGGCGACATGTCGCTCCCCGCGCAGGCCAAGCTGCTGCGCGTCTTGCAGGAGGGCGTGGTCACGCGGATCGGCGGCGCCAAGGCGATCCAGGTGGACGTGCGCGTCATCGCGGCGACGAACAAGGACATCGGGCTTGAAATCGCGGAGCAGCGCTTCCGCGAGGACCTGCTGTACCGGCTCAACGTGGTGGAGATCCTGGTGCCGCCGCTCCGCGAGCGGCTGGAGGACGTGCCTGCGCTCGTCGCCTTCTTCACCCAGCAGCTTTCGGCCGGCGCGGGAGTGGCGCCGAAGCCGTTCGCGGAGGATGCGGTGCGGCGGCTTCAGGCGCGGATGTGGCCCGGCAACATTCGCGAGCTGCGCAACGTCGTCGAGCGCGCGCTCATCCTGGCGCCGGGCAAGACAGTCACCGCCGCCGACATCGATCGGCTCTTTCCCGGCGCCGACGGTCCGCTCCCGCCGTCGGTCGCGGCCGCGGGCGCGCAGACGTTCGAGAACTTCAAGCACGAAGCCGAGAAGGCGTTCCTGCACCAGAAGCTGCGGGAACACGACTGGAACGTTTCCGAGACCGCGCGCGCGCTCAAGATGCCGCGCTCCAATCTCTACAAGAAGATCGAGCGGTACGGGCTCACGCGGGAATCGATGTGA
- a CDS encoding aldehyde dehydrogenase family protein, with the protein MPKTYQNFIGGEWVAPAGGAYFENRNPADTGDLIGCFPDSGPEDVAAAVRSAQRGFDRWRRTPAPARGDVLRRVGDLLTARKDAIAEAMTREMGKVVAETRGDVQEGIDTAYYAATEGRRLFGQVVPSELASKWAMTYRRPIGICGLITPFNFPMAIPTWKSFPALLCGNAVILKPSEDVPLTAHTLVEILLEAGLPAEVIQLVHGRGEVAGRAIVEHPDVPVISFTGSTDTGAIIGEICGRMHKRLSLEMGGKNAQIVMDDANLDLALEGVLWGAFGTAGQRCTATSRLILHAPIYERFLQRVADAAGKLRLGDGRVPATEVGPLIHEAAREKVASYVGVGRGEGAELVTGGREPGGALERGWFFEPTIFAGVRAGSRLEQEEVFGPLLSVVKVDSFDEAVRVNNGVRYGLSSSIYTSNVDLAFRALELLDNGITYVNAPTIGAEAHLPFGGVKATGNGHREGGWEVYDFYSETKVCYVDYSGRLQRAQIDTYDA; encoded by the coding sequence ATGCCCAAGACCTACCAGAACTTCATCGGCGGTGAGTGGGTGGCGCCCGCGGGTGGCGCCTACTTCGAGAACCGAAATCCGGCGGACACCGGCGATCTCATCGGTTGCTTTCCCGACTCCGGCCCCGAAGATGTAGCGGCCGCGGTGCGTTCGGCGCAGCGCGGCTTCGACCGCTGGCGCCGCACGCCGGCCCCCGCGCGCGGCGACGTGCTGCGCCGCGTCGGTGACCTCCTCACGGCCCGCAAGGACGCGATCGCCGAGGCGATGACGCGCGAGATGGGGAAGGTGGTGGCGGAGACGCGGGGCGACGTCCAGGAGGGGATCGACACCGCGTACTACGCGGCCACGGAAGGCCGGCGCCTTTTCGGCCAGGTGGTGCCGTCCGAGCTTGCGAGCAAGTGGGCGATGACGTACCGGCGCCCCATTGGCATCTGCGGCCTCATCACGCCGTTCAACTTTCCGATGGCGATCCCCACGTGGAAGTCGTTTCCCGCGCTGCTCTGCGGCAACGCGGTGATCCTCAAACCATCGGAAGACGTGCCGCTGACCGCGCACACGCTGGTCGAGATCCTGCTCGAGGCGGGGCTTCCGGCCGAGGTGATTCAGCTCGTGCACGGGCGCGGCGAGGTCGCGGGCCGAGCCATCGTGGAGCATCCCGACGTGCCGGTGATCTCGTTCACCGGCTCGACCGACACCGGCGCCATCATCGGCGAGATCTGCGGCCGGATGCACAAGCGGCTCTCGCTCGAGATGGGCGGAAAGAACGCGCAGATCGTGATGGACGACGCGAACCTCGATCTTGCGCTCGAAGGCGTGCTCTGGGGCGCGTTCGGCACGGCGGGCCAGCGCTGCACGGCGACGAGCCGGCTCATTCTCCACGCGCCGATCTACGAGCGCTTTCTGCAGCGCGTCGCGGATGCCGCCGGCAAGCTCCGCCTGGGCGATGGCCGCGTGCCCGCCACCGAGGTAGGGCCGCTCATCCACGAGGCGGCGCGGGAGAAGGTCGCGTCGTACGTGGGCGTGGGCCGCGGCGAAGGCGCCGAGCTGGTGACCGGCGGCCGCGAGCCGGGCGGAGCGCTCGAGCGGGGCTGGTTCTTCGAGCCGACGATCTTTGCCGGCGTGCGCGCGGGCAGCCGGCTCGAGCAGGAGGAGGTTTTCGGGCCGCTGCTGAGCGTGGTGAAGGTGGATTCGTTCGACGAGGCCGTGCGGGTGAACAACGGGGTGCGGTACGGTCTTTCCAGCTCGATCTACACCTCGAATGTGGATCTCGCCTTCCGCGCGCTCGAGCTGCTCGACAACGGAATCACCTACGTCAACGCGCCCACGATCGGGGCGGAAGCGCACCTGCCGTTCGGCGGGGTCAAGGCCACCGGCAACGGCCACCGCGAGGGCGGCTGGGAGGTTTACGATTTCTACTCGGAGACCAAGGTGTGCTACGTCGACTATTCCGGCCGCCTGCAGCGCGCGCAGATCGACACCTACGACGCGTAA